AGGGGTCCCTACGCTTGCCTCCCTCATCCAAGCCCAGCGCTGAGGGGGCGCCAGGGCCGGGGCCCTCCCCTCCTGTCTCGCACCTCTGGTCTGGCCTTTAAGAACTCGGGACCTTTCTCGCTTTGTGACCCGCCCGGCAGCCAGCGGCGGGGTCGGGGCGGGAGCTCCAGGTCGGCGGATCCGGCACCAGGCCCAGCTCCCCCGGCAGCTCCGGGCCAGCGGGCGGCGGGCGCATCGCCCCGGGGTCCTCAGTTCTGACAATCCCGCCGAGAGTCCGTGCTCCGACCCCCACGCAGCAGAGCCCAAGAGCCCAAGGAACAAGGCCCAGGTCACCAAGTCAGGAAGTGGCGAGCGGGGATCCCGGCCCGTGCTCTGGTACCGAGCTTACAGATCCGGGAGAGGGGCCGCGCCATAGGGCGCCCCTGGGGAGACCAACGCCACCATCCGGGAGAAAAAGGCTACATGCGGGCAATGAAGTCGCGACTGGCATGACGACCAATCCCAAGAATGTATAAAcgcggggggggggcggggataTGCAAAATAACCTGAGCAGCAAACCCGCTGGCGAAGCAATAAAGGACTTTATTTAATGACTTTTTTCAAATATATCGTTCCTTTTATaagttaaaaacaatgaaaaatttattttaagaagacTACGTATCAAAATGGAATTTAATCTTTGCGCTATGAAAATCATCACAACTGTAATAGCTGCAGGAAAGACAGGGCTGCCTGGCAGTCAGTGAGCACagtatcgcttctcggccttttggctaagatcaagtgtagtatctgttcttatcagtttaatatcTGATACGTCCTCTATCCGAGGACAATATATTAAATGGATTTTTGGAACTAGGAGATGGAATAGGAGCTTGCTCCGTCCACTCCACGCATTGGCCTGGTATTGCAGTACTTCCAGGAGCGGTGCACCCCCCTCGGGGGAATAAAGTGGTTAAATAacagacttttatttttctttttagctctCCTGAAACATGTCGCTTTTTAAACTGTAAGGTAAGAGCTGTGTAGCACGGTGTTTAGCGACAAATACATGTTCTCTTTTATATGCAGCTTCAGGGTTTTGTGTACCTCAGAATTGCAGAAAAAACAGTTTAGATGCTCAATTTTTTAAACCTCTGCCGCccgcgcccacgtgggagaccagcaagaagcggCTGGCTCCTATTTAATTCTTGGAACCTTGGAGCcgttgggagagagagacagagagaaaggtcttcctttgccgttggttcaccctccaatggccgccgtggccggcgcatcgcgctgatctgaaggcaggagccaggtgcttttcctggtctcccatgcacgtgcagggcccaaagacttgggccatcctccactgcactcagcagagagctggattggaaggggagcaacgaggacagaatccggtgccctgaccgggactagaacccggtgtgccggcgccgcaaggcggaggattagcctagtgagccgcggcgccggccagtaatctctttttttaaacatttatttgaggtcttccacctgcgggCCCAACGAccgaggcagggccaggccgaagccagagctcctcccggtctcccacgtcggACCGCCCTCCGCTGCCTGCTGGCCTCCAAGCGGGGCCCATGGGGATGcgggcctggggccctgcaggccCGGGCTTTTACTCGCTGAGCGCTGGAGTCGGACTGGGGGTGAAGCTTGCTTCTCAAGCATGCGATGCCTCACCCAAACAAAGTCGGTGGTCGTGCGATTTCAGAGCGGGCGTCCCTCGAGGGAGCTAAGGACACACTGCAGTGTATCCTGGGGGAATCTGCTCCTGTTCCAAATTTGAGCTGATGCGAGGAACTAACTCCACTGTGCGACAGAGCTGTCTTGGGGCCCTCGGCTTCGCTTTTCCCGCCTTTGTTTTGTTTACGCTCATAAATGAAGCCACGTACGCACCTTAATGATTTCAATGGTTCTGAAGTGGCTCTTGTCTAACAGAACGGAACACACAGTACTAGTTGACGGGGCACGGagttgggctggggctggctgcccCCAGCATCGCGATCGCAAGTGCAAAACGTCCAAATTCCTCTCCAGATTTCCATACACACGAACCTCCTGCTTCCGGCGCTTTAAGCTACCGGCCTCCGCATCGATCCGGATGAGACCCGGCGCCCTCTGGTGACGCAAGCACCGCGCCGGAAGTGCGGCCCGACAGCTTCCGGGCTCTGTCATGGCGGCTGCTGTGGCTCGTTGGAACCATGTGTGGGTCGGCACCGAGACTGGGATCCTGAAAGGTGGGTGTTGGGGTCGGGCGTCGGGGACTGCGGGTGTCGCCCACTCGCGTCCCTCGTGCGACTGACGTCCTCGTCCCGCAGGGGTGAACCTTCAGCGAAAACAGGCGACGAACTTCACGGCCGCGGGACAGCCGCGGCGCGAGGAGGCAGTGAGCGTCCTGTGCTGGGGCGCGGGCGGCGAGACCCAAGTGAGTCGCCGCTGGCTGGACTGGAGCTTGGGGAGCCGAGGTGCAGCAGCCTCGCCCTCCTTGACTTCCCGCCCTTCTCTGCACACAGATCCTGGTGGGCTGCGCGGACGGGACGGTGAAGCGCTTCGGAACCGAGGAAGGTGTATTCCAGGGACAGAGGCACTGTCCCGGCGGGGAGGGCACGTTCCGGGGCCTCGCCCAGGCCGACGAGTAAGACCAGTCTCCTTGCTGAAACTGAGGTCGCGGGGAGAGCGTTGAGGCTCCCTGGGGGACGGCGGACGAGAGCCTGGGATGGGTAACGGGGCTGGATTCCTGCCTTCGTTCAATTCCTGTAACATACGTTTATTGAACACCTGCTAAGTTTCAGGCACTGGGCAGGATGCAAGGACTGCAGGTGACGTTTCTGCCTCCGAAGTTCGCATCCTCCAGGATTTCCCTTCTGGCTCCATTATAACCTTGCGGACAGACCTTTAGTCATTTCGAGCATGCTGTAGTGGCATGCTTGCCAACAAGGTGGTGAGGCTCCCAAAGGAATGGAAAGGAAGGTGCTGGTGATTGGGTTACAGACCCAGCTTTTCTCCAGAAGGTGATGAAAGCAAGCCGAGCGTGGACAGGCTGGGTAGATTTGgtgggggtgacagggacctctGCGAGGGCTGTGGGGGGGACAGGATGTTTGAGCTACATCTTGAAGAATAGGTACAGTTTTGCAAGTTCACAAAGGGATGAGGACATTCTAGAGGGAGGGTACTGCCTGGGCAAGAGCCCAAGGTCTGGTGGCAGGATGCATAAATAAGATAAGTATCATTTGGAGGTTGAAAGTTAAGGAAGCAGtttattttacttagtttttGATGGTTTGttacttgaaaggtagggttacggAGACATAGAAATCTTCCctcagtggtttactccccaagtggccatgagGGCCCAGACCTCCCtcgaggtcttccatgtgggtgacagggacccaaacacctggaacctcctccagtgctttcccagctgcattagcggggagctggattggaagtagagcagctgggaatagaaccagcactcagatggaATGCCGGTGGCGCAGGCactggcttaacacactgcactgcagtgctggccacggGAAGCAGTTTGACATAGATGGGTGTGGTAGTCTCTTGGGACTAAATGTAAAGGTCTTTCAATGCCACGTTAAGAGAACTGTGCTTCAGTTTTGTAGATGGAGGAGAGGTAATGGGTTTTGAGCTGGGAGTGCTCCTGTCGGAACCATGAGCCTGTAGGAGTGTGCAGGTTGCATTGATGACAGAGCAGTTGGGAGACTGTTGCCACAGCCCAGGCGAGCGATAACAGAGCCTGAACTCAGATGGAGATGGTGGACGGATGTGAGAAAGAGCATCAGGGCCAGGCTTTACAGGTCCTGGGAAGAGACTACCTTGGGCTTCTTGGGAGGAGTGTTTTGAGAGATGAACTTTCAGGCTTGAAACCAGAACAAAGAACTCAAGAGAGGAAGCTAGTGCCTGACTTTGACCCAAAGCAGTCCCACTTGCATCCCTTCAGGGCTGATCTTGACTCCTAGTAATTGACTCAACAGGTGGGTTGTTTGGCACAGTGCCTAAGACTCCACTTGAGACACCCGGATCCCAGGTCAGAGTCCctgcgttcaagtcctggctccgcttcagCTTTTACTACtgtggaccttgggaggcagcaggtgattacaAGTAGAtggatccctggcacccacatggggaccttGGACTTAATCCAGGGGCTCAGtcatttgagctgtcacctggtGCCTTCCATGGCCTGCACCaggagaaactggaatcaggagctagatagagccaggcatcaaatccagggactctgatatgggatacaaggttggtttttttttttttttttttttttttaagatttattttctttgaaaggcagagttgcagagagagaggtcttcgatccactagttcactttccaaatagcaatggccagagctctgctaatccgaagccaggagcttcttccaggtcttccacacaggtgcaggagcccaggggttggggcaccttccactgctttcccagaccatagcagagagctggatcagaagtggaaaatccaggattcgaaccagtgctcctatgggatgccagcactgcaggaggcagctttacccactacgtcacagtgccagcaccaaggGACACAattgtcttaactggcatctttttaaaattttatttatttttttaataaaacatcatttaggggccagtgccatggctcacttggttaatcttctgcctgcagcgctggcatcccatatgggcactgggttctagtcccggttgcccctcttccagtccagctctctgctgtggcccaggagggcagtggaggcccctgcacccgcatgggagacccagggagaagcacctggctcctggcttcagatcggcgcggtgccggccgtagcagccatttggggagtgaaccaatggaaggaagacctttctctctgtttctgtctctctcactgtctataatactacctgtcgaataaataaaaaattaaaaaaaaaataaatggagtgGGCTGACCCAGAAATTTGAGAACAGTGAGCAGTACCTGTAAACCAAACATTCTGAGTTGgttaattcaaaaaataataaataaaacatcatttaatgttttaaaaatttatttttgaaggaatacaaatttcataagtgcaactataggaatatagttattcttcccaccataccagctctcccacccacactcccacccttccacctccctctccccttgccagtcccattctccattaagattcattttcagttaactttgtacacagaagaccaactctttactaagtaaaggtttcaacaatttgcacacacatacacacaaactgagcactggttttacagttaactctcaatacagcttattgaggacagaggtcctgcatgggaagttattGCACGGTGACtcttgttattaatttaacaattaacactcttttagGCTCTTGAaatgaactgcctaggctatggtatggaagccttttgagtccacaaactttttttttttttttaaagatttatttatttatttatttgaaaggaagagttacagagaggcagagagagagatatcttccatctgctgcaacacccaaatggctgcaacaccagaagctgggccggtctgaagctaggagccaggagcttcctctgggtctcccacacaggcgcaggggcccaaggacttgggccatcttctactgctttcccagaccataggaaagagagagctggatctagagcgctagatcagaagtggagcagctgggactcgaaccgttggccatatgaattccagcactgcaggtagcgcggccttacccgctatgccacagtgctggccctaaactggtgtcttaaccccaAGGTCAAATGCTGACCCCTGTGTGGATTATCTTCATTTCTCAGAGGTGCCATTTCCTCACTTATAAAACTGTAAACCCTCACCATGCTGAGTACATTGAATGAGCTCATAGGGAAGCTAGAAGCTGTCAGCCCtacttgaacccaggaacctaGACGCTTCCTTACAGAGAGGCTGTTGGGAAGGAGTCTAGTGAGAATGAGTTTGGGGTGAGTGTTGGCTGAGGCCTAGAGGACACTTTCACACTTTACAAATCCAAACTGTACCCTCCTCTGCAGCACCCTCATCACATGTGTGGATTCTGGGATCCTCAGAGTCTGGCGTGACAACGACAAGGAGGCCCCCTCTGACCCGGTGAAGCCCCCTTGCCCTGATGGTTGAGGAAGGTGGGGCTGAGAAGGAGCCTAATGAGGGCTTTGGGGACAGGAGGATTAAGGACTCTGGAAGTAATTCTCATCTCCCATTGTTTTCAGCTCCTGGAACTGAGGGTAGGCCCTGGGGTGTGTAGGATGCGCCAAGACCCAGCTCGCCCCCATGTGGTTGCCACAGGTGGGAAGGAGAATGCTCTGAAGGTGTGGGACCTGCAGGGGTCTGAGGAACCCGTGTTCAGGGCCAAGAATGTGAGTGAGTGacgggctgggaggggctgcccctGAGGCCCTGGGGGGTCGAGGCAGTGACTCTGAGTCAGACCAGATGGGCTTGGGGGCGATAAAGGAGGGCTGCAGGAAGGGGCTTCCATGCTTCCCACAACCCTGACTCCGGCTGCCCCTTCCACCAGGTACGGAATGACTGGCTTGACCTGCGTGTTCCCATCTGGGACCAGGACATACAGTTCCTCCCTGGGTCACAGAAGCTTGTCACTTGCACAGGGTACCACCAGGTAAAGCCCCACTCAGCCCCACCTCCTCATGGGTAACGGAGCAGCTTCCCTGTGCAGAACCGGCCCTGTGGAGTACACAGCCTCCTTTTACCATCGTCCTTCCCTCATGAGCTCTCAGGGCAAATGCTTCTGTCCCTGAGCCTGCGACTTCCTTACTGCGTTCGAGGATGGGGTTTTCTGAGCTGTGGCTTTTCCTTCTGCTCCCACACGTAAGACAGGAAGCACCCTCTTCCCAGGGGGATCGCCAGGGTGCAGGTGCCATGAGCAGACATTGGGCTGGTCCGGATACAGCCTCTCTGATTTGCTTTGAGACCCAGACTGGGCCCTCCCTGCTTTGACCTCAGCTGGCTTGTGTTGTTGATAGTCCTGGGACAGGCTGGGCTGGTTGCAGTGTGTGCTGTCTCCTTTGCTTCTACACACTGAAGGCTGATGCTGGCGATAACACCTCTGCTCACATAGTCACGCTTCCTCTGTGTTCAGGCTACACTTCTCTGCTTGCAATTCAGTGCCCTCTGAATTTTGTAGACTTGTTAATACAAGGATACCAATGTTCACACACCCCCAGCCTGGGACTTCTCTCAGCCCCGTCCATTGATGCTTCTAAGCAGCCCTCCCTGATGTCCGGACACTCAGAGAAACGGCACACATTTCCCATGAGAGTTCCCTGTGAGTGGGACATCAACAAGAAAGCACGTCCCTCggaggaggtgcagagagagataCTCAAGGGCAGTGGGCAGGGTGAGGGTGCACGTGTGATGTCTCCGTCTTCCTCTAGGTCCGTGTCTACGACCCAGCCTCCCCCCAGCGCCGGCCAGTCCTGGAGACCACCTATGGAGAGTACCCGCTGACAGCCATGACCCTCACTCCTGAGGGCAAGTGAGTGTCTagaggggaaggggtggggcttGGCAGGGGCTCGGGTGGTTGCTGCTGACCCACTGTCTCTGGTCTCCTCAGTTCTGTGATTGTGGGAAACACTCACGGGCAGCTGGCAGAGATCGACTTTCGGCAAGGTCAGTGTCCTGGGAGGCGTCGGGAGAAGGGGCAGGGATGAAGGCAGGCCTCCCTCCGAGCTGCTGTGGGGAAGCTTTGGTCCTGAATTCAAGGCTTGATTTCACTGAAAGCTGTATGACCTTGGAATGGTTACTTCACCTCCCTGTGccctggtttcttcactgtgaaaTGGAAATACAGCTAACTCCTGCGGCAGGGTAGTGAACGTGAGATGTTACAATGTGAAGTGATCCGAACAGTACTGGCCAGCTAGCCCTGATGCCTCCCCGCTTCTCCAGGGCGCCTGCTGGGCTGTCTCAAGGGACTGGCGGGCAGTGTTCGGGGGTTGCAGTGCCACCCTTCAAAACCCTTACTGGCCTCCTGTGGCTTGGACAGAGTCTTAAGGATACACAGGATCCGGAATCCTCGAGGCCTGGAGCACAAGGTGAGAGCCCAGTCCCCTGACCTCACCC
This window of the Lepus europaeus isolate LE1 chromosome 7, mLepTim1.pri, whole genome shotgun sequence genome carries:
- the WDR74 gene encoding WD repeat-containing protein 74 isoform X1; its protein translation is MAAAVARWNHVWVGTETGILKGVNLQRKQATNFTAAGQPRREEAVSVLCWGAGGETQILVGCADGTVKRFGTEEGVFQGQRHCPGGEGTFRGLAQADDTLITCVDSGILRVWRDNDKEAPSDPLLELRVGPGVCRMRQDPARPHVVATGGKENALKVWDLQGSEEPVFRAKNVRNDWLDLRVPIWDQDIQFLPGSQKLVTCTGYHQVRVYDPASPQRRPVLETTYGEYPLTAMTLTPEGNSVIVGNTHGQLAEIDFRQGRLLGCLKGLAGSVRGLQCHPSKPLLASCGLDRVLRIHRIRNPRGLEHKVYLKSRLNCLLLSGRDNWEDEPQEPQEPSELPSEDRETDELWASLEAAAKRKLPDLEPAQGALRTRRRKKKRAGSTSP
- the WDR74 gene encoding WD repeat-containing protein 74 isoform X2, whose product is MRQDPARPHVVATGGKENALKVWDLQGSEEPVFRAKNVRNDWLDLRVPIWDQDIQFLPGSQKLVTCTGYHQVRVYDPASPQRRPVLETTYGEYPLTAMTLTPEGNSVIVGNTHGQLAEIDFRQGRLLGCLKGLAGSVRGLQCHPSKPLLASCGLDRVLRIHRIRNPRGLEHKVYLKSRLNCLLLSGRDNWEDEPQEPQEPSELPSEDRETDELWASLEAAAKRKLPDLEPAQGALRTRRRKKKRAGSTSP